In Microaerobacter geothermalis, the DNA window CGCTTCCCCCACCATTTGTACGCTTGATGAATCCGTTGATGACTAATGCTTAGTCCCACTTATCCCATCATTCGTGCGCTTTCCCGATAGGAATTCTGGGTTGCCATGTAGGCTGCCACTTTGATCAGCGTGGGGCTTAACGTTTGTTTTTCGTGTATGCCTACCATCTCATCCAGTGCATAAAATCAATCCCGCTGGTTGCGATACAACCGCAGACGGTACGAAATCTCCCCAAACAACGTATCGATCCATATTTCGCGATATCCTTCGCTCTTACCTAAACGCCCCTCTTGTTGAAACAATAAAGGGAACTGGGTTCGGTTGAAAGCGATACTTTGGATCCAAGCTATTACAAAAGAAAGGCATTGCTCGACACTTCATAGCAAAGTTATGTTATTTTATGTCACTTTCTGCGCTTTCCTGGGAAAAGTATAGAAATTCATCATCTTTCTTCAAAATTGTAATAACTTCACTTTCAGTATCCATTAGTACAGAATACCCTTGTCCATTTTCTATTTTGATTTCCGCTTCAATAAACCACAGTTGCACAGCAATTCTGTTCTCATCAATTCCTATAAAACGTCCAATACCGGATGACTCTCCATCCTTAATGAACGCGCTCCCAAGTTAAAACTTCACCGTATTGTTCAGTTATAACAATACGTTTCACTTGCGTAGTTATATTCCATAATGTCCTCCATTTTTTACCCAGATTGAATTTTGTGGTGAACTCATTATTGGATTGTAATCGTTTCATGACAACACCACTTTTGTTGTAGTTGGTTCATTAGGATCAATGATTTTAACTTTTTTCAACATCTTAAATCATCCTCATTCGTTTTAATATCCTTATTGTCCCAATAGTGAAAGGAATAATAATCCAATATTGGTTAGATCATATTCATATACGAGTATGATCGATTAACCGAAAGATTCAACAGTGCCGGAAGTACATTCACTGAATCCTTGACATGATTATCATAATTTATTATTATCTGTTTAAGCGTTTGAACATATAAACTAACCCTACCACTAATTATTAGATCTGTGGGGTTTTGAAAAGGAAGTGATATCATGAGCAAAACTGCATTGATTACCGGGGCGTCAAGTGGGATTGGAAAAGAACTTGCGAATCTTTTTGCCAAGGATGGACAAGACCTTGTACTTGTCGCCAGAAAAGAAGATCAATTACGACAGTTGGCTAAAGAGCTGACGAGCCGTTATCCTATTAATATCAAGGTGATGGGTAAAGATCTGAAGGACCCTTCTACACCACAGCAAATCTACGATGAACTGAAACAAGAAAACATCCAAATTGATTTCTTAATCAACAATGCTGGCCATGGTCTTTATGGTGAATTTATTAAAACGGATGTGAATGAAGAAATTAGTATGATCGACGTCAATATGAAGGCATTAACACTATTGACCAAATTTTTTCTGCCCGGGATGGTTCAGCGTCAACAAGGAGGTGTCTTAAACGTGGCATCGACCGCTGCGTTTCAACCAGGACCACTCATGGCAGTGTATTACGCCACGAAAGCTTATGTCCTTTCCTTTACCGAAGCACTGGAAAATGAGTTAAAGGGTACGGGAGTCAAGGTTACTGCTCTATGTCCTGGACCCACGAAAACCGGTTTCAGTCAGCGCGCGAACTTGGGCGAATCAAAACTGTTTCAGAGTGGAGTCATGAATGTACAAGAAGTGGCTCAAATTGGTTATCAAGGTTTTATGCAAGGTAAATCAATTGTCATCCCTGGCATGAAAAACCGACTTCTCGCATTTCTTGTGCGTTTCTTGCCGCGCAAAACAGTAACGCAGCTCGTTCACCAAGTACAGGACCGGAAATAGAGAGGAGGAGAACCCTCTATGGGTCAACAAGCCATTGATACATTTCGCTCTTGTATACCGCTATTTCACGCATTAAGCGACCCTGCCCGGCAGGATATCATTTTATTATTGGCTGAAACCAAACAATTAAGCGTGAATGAAATTGCGGAGAAATCCAATCTTTCCCGCCCGGCAATTTCTCACCACCTAAAGGTACTGCGTGACGTCAAGCTGGTAACCATAGAACAAAAAGGGACGCTGCGCTACTACTCCCTTGCTTTGGAAGAAGCTGTTGCTTTACTCAAGGAACTGGTCCGTACAGTAGAAACGCATTGTGAACTTGAGGATTCCGGCTGATTTACGTCTGAATCAGTTTTCTCACTCTAAAGATCTAAACTGGTCAGCCCGACTGGCACGCATTTTCACACGGGAGGGAATTGTCAAATTTACCAGCCAGTTTACCAAACCGAAATAAAAACGGAGGTTTTCTAAATGAAAATTGGAGTGATCGGTGCAACAGGAATGATTGGACATCATACAGCTAAGGCAGTGATGGAAAGAGGCCACGAATTAGTAGTCATTCATCGAGAAACATCTAACCTAGATGTGTTAGATCATCTTACATTTACATCAATGGTTGCCGATCTATATGATGAATCAAGCCTGATAAAAGCATTGTCCAACGTTGATGCAGTCATTCACTGTGCGGCCTATTATCCAACAGAACCTTTGCCTTGGTATGAGGATGTTCGGCGTGCAACAAATCAAATGGAGACTTTTTTATCAGCATGTGAAAAAGTGACGCTGCACAGAATTGTTTACCTTGGAGCCGCCATTGCTCTGCCCAAAAATCCCTCGGGCGAACCAGGGACTGAAGAACTTATTTATCCTACAACTCCCCAAAAGAAAAATCCCTATTTACAAGTGAAATATGAGCTGGATCGAATGGCTAGAGAAAGAGCTTCTGACAAATTGCCGATTGTGATTGGTATTCCATCCATGTGTTTTGGAGAATATGACTATGGTCCTTCAACTGGCAGATTGATTTTGGATATTGTAAATGGAGATTTACCTGCTTATATTGAAGGGAAACGGAATGTCATTTATGCAGGGGATGCAGGTCATGGTCTGGTTCTGGCCTGTGAAAAGGGAAAGATTGGAGAAAGATATTTATTTACCGGGACAAACATTACGATGAGTGACTTAGTGCACAAAATAGCTGATATCGCAAATGTACAGCCTCCGCAAAGGCAAATACCTCTGTCTCTTGCTTCATTTGCGACAAAAACGCGAGAACTCAAATATCGAACCATGGGCGGTACTCCGCCAAAAATAAGCTCAACGGCTGTCGCGATTATGGCGCTTGGTCAATTTTTAAATGGCGAAAAAGCACGTAACGAGTTACATTTCAATAATGCATTGACTTTAGAAGAAACGATTAAAATAACGATTGATTGGTTTAAGAAAGTAGGTTATATCAAATAGTTTTTTGTCAATTAAAAATCCATCAAAAAAGTTTGCAATCGTTGATCTCAATCCCTCACTTCCGATAGTGGGGGTATTTTAAGAATAATAAAGATGGGATGGTAAATATGAGCAAAAAAACAGCTCTCGTGTTAGGAGCTACTGGTCTGATCGGAAGCGAATTGGTAAAAATATTGATTCAACAAAACAAATATGAAAAGATTCACCTGCTGGTACGTCGATCTATAGGAGTAAATCATTCAACATGTGAAGAACATGTTATTGATTTTGATCATTTAGATGAATATTCCCATTTATTTCATGTAACGGATGTATTCTGCTGTTTGGGTACCACGATAAAAACGGCAAAGAGCAAAGAGGCTTTCCGAAAAGTGGACTATGTTTATCCTGTTGAGGCAGCTAAGTTATCGAAACAATTCCACGTTGATAAATTTCTAATCGTTACCGCAATGGGCTCAAACCCGAAATCTCCTATTTTCTATAATCGCGTTAAAGGAGAAGTGGAAGAGACTCTTAGAATGCTAAAACTTCGTTCTCTTCATATTTTCCGCCCCTCTCTGTTGTTAGGGGACCGAAAAGAGTTTCGCTTGGGCGAAAAATTGATGGGAATGGTTAGTCATTTGCTAAATGTAATCTTGGTTGGACCCTTACGTCCATATAGAGCGATTGAAGCAAACAAAGTAGCCTTAGCAATGGCTGCAAGTGCGAACACGAATAAAACAGGGGTCAATATTTATCCTTCTCATGAGATCGAGCGTATGGCAAATGAAGTTCGATAAGTTTTTCAGTTTCGCACTAATAGCATCCATCCCTTGTCGCTTACTCATTCCAGTTCGGTTTCTAAGATGAAGTACCCAACTATCACCCAAAACTTACTGGTACCATTGCACCGGTTAGTAAAAATGTAAGCGTAAAATTCATCCCACATACTCTCACGAATCTAGCTATGAGATAATGTCCCCAAGATAACAAGAAAGGGGATTTTGTCATTGACCAAAGATGAAAACCGACAAATGTGGAAATCCAGAGTGGCCGAGTTTAAAGCAAGCGGCCAATCTGCCACAGCATGGTGTGCTGCTCAAGATTTGAAGGTGCATCAGCTGCGCTATTGGATCTACAAATTCAGATCAGAGAATGAATCTGCAAAGAAACAGACGCAATGGCTTTCTGTAGAGATCGGCGAATTAAATGCAGACAAACCTCAAGAAGCTTTGCCCGTTCGTGTAGGCAAAGCAATGATTGAGGTGCGGCCGGGATTCAATCCCAAGCTTCTCTCCGATGTCGTAAAGACGTTATCCATGCTTTGAAGTGACCTTGCAGGATTCTGGCAGTGCTTCCGACCACGGCAACAAGGCATCTAGTTGAGTCATGTCGTCCAAATCTATGTTGGGAAGTTTCTCAAATAGATATGTCAAGTAATGGAACGGACTCAGCTTGTTTGCTTTTGCCGTCTCGATCACGCTGTAGATGATGGCACTGGCCCTGGCTCCCTTCGGAGTGTTGCTAAAGAGGAAGTTCTTTCTTCCAATTACAAAAGGCTTAATCGCTCGTTCCCCTCGGTTGTTGCTGATTTCCAGCCGGCCATCAAATAGAAAGGCACAAAGCTTATCCCACAGCTTTATGCAATAGTCGATCGCTTGACCCAAAGCGCTTTTCGGAAGAACTTGTTTCTTTTTCGCTCTAAGCCACGTCTCAAACGCATGGAGCACAGGCTTGCTTTGTTCCATGCGCATGCGGTATCGCTCATCTGCATCCAAGTCTTTGAACTTCTGTTCCAAATGAAAGAGCTGGTTGCAATAATCGAGTCCTTCCTGTGCAACAGAAGAAGTTTGCTTGGAGCTCTCTGGCAAAGCTTTAAGCGCATCCGTAAATTTCCGGCGTGCATGCGCAAAGCAGCCAACTATTTTTACGCCCGGGATCCCATTATACCCTGCATAGCCATCACAATGCAAGTAACCCTCAAAACCACTAAGCATGTTTTTCGGATGTTTGCTGGCCCTCGTCGTTCTGTAGTCATAAAGATAGATTGGCACATCGGTATGACCTGTGGCATACAGCCACATATACGATTTGTTAGCGGCCGTTCTTCCTTCTTCGTGCAGCACTTGCAAAGTGGTTTCGTCAGCATGCAGGATGTCATGCTTGATGAGTTTTGCATGCATACGGTCGTACAGATGAACAAGCCAATCATTGGCACCACGGATCATCCAGTTAGCCAGCGTTTGGCGAGAAAGATCGACACCAAAGTGCTTGAATTGCTGCTCCTGCCGATAAAGCGGAACAGCGAGGGCATATTTCTTATCCATAACAAATGCCATTAATGACGGAGAGACAAAACTGCCCGGAAGCACAGGCGCTGGCATCGGTGCAGTGATCACCGGCGTAGAAATGTCATTCTTCTCACAATTACGGCAAGCATAAACGTGGCGTACATGTTCTACCACTTTGACCTGAAGCTGGAATGACTTTAATTTCCTTTCGAATTTCCTTGCTCATTTGGTGCAAATGCTCATTACACTGCGGGCAAGCTTGATCTTCTTCCGGCAGGTGGTATTCCACCGTCTCAACCGGGAGATCCTCGAGCATTTTGTCGTTTTTGCCTTTGGTCTTACGTCTTTTGTATGTAATTTCTTCAACCGTTGGTTCAGGTGTCTTAGGGTCTGCTTCTTGTTCAGCTTCATCGAAGAAACTTAATTGGTCCGGATCGCTCTTCTCACTTGATGCACCGAACCGCCGCTTCTGGTTTAAACGAAACTGTTCTTCATACCATTTCAGCTTTGCGGACAGCTCTTCGATTTGTTGCTGTTGAACGGAAATTTGATCCTTAAGGCTTTGTATATTTTCATCCGTATTAGGATGTTTTGCGTCTAGATCAGTCGTGTTTTTCATAGCCCTATTATACCATTTTCTGCTATGGAAAAATAGCTAAAAACCACATAAATCAGGGTTTTCCAGCATTGAATCATATGATTGTGCGCTCACTTATTTCCGGATTAGCATCTACTTGATGAAGAGGTAAACCATCGAGCAGCCACCTGAATTCACGCTGACTAACAGCAAGGGAGTGGCTATCGCCATCAGGCCATTGAAAGCGGCCCTTCTCAAGACGTTTGTAATGGAGCCAAAATCCATCGCCACCCCATTCAAGGACTTTGATTTTGTCCTTTTTTCGATTGCAAAACACAAAAAGGTGCCTGGAGAATGGATCCAACCGAAAGTGCTCTTGCACAATAACGGCTAAACCATCGATTGACTTTCGAAGGTCCGTTGCACCAGCCGCAAGATAAACTGTGTCTACCCGGCTTAACATCATAGCCGCATCACTTCTTCCTTGTGATTGGTATGGAGGTTCACTCGCCTCCTTTCGGAATCCATTATCTCATGCTAAGATAAGGGCGACTATGTGGGTTAGGTTTGACGCTTACGACATAAATCGGAATAAGATGATGGCCCTGTTGTTCTACAAATTGTTTCAATGAATGGATTTCCTTCTCGGAAATACGTGAATATAATAGGTAGAACGAAAATGGTTTATCATTATTACAAAACAGTGAGTTCATTAAAACTTTTAACGGCGGAATATAACTCGAATTTAATGTCACGAGTATATGAAACATAAGGAGTCACTTCCTTGCCTTTTTTTGAAAAATTGTTGAAAAGAGCCGTTTCTCATACCTGAATCCGTACCGTGTCCGTAGTTTTCTTTTACATCCCCATGCTTTTCCCCTTTTTCCATTTTAATTCTAGAACAGCTGCCAATTTTGTACGTAACAGAGAATAGATAGTCAACGCCGACCAAAAGTGAACGACAGCAAATACAGTTTTGTAAACTGTTCGACGTACACGAAAATTCCTAATATCAATAAATATGGGTGATATCCCCAACCCATTTTTGATTAATTGTCGTTGTAGAGAAGTCCTGTTTCAAAATATTAGTACCCTCAATAACTTTACCTTTGTTTGATTGTGGCCGGAACTTCCTCTTGGTGATGGAACGGATATCTGCCTTTTTTATCAGACGCTGAACTCGTTTGATACTGACTTTATAGCCTTCTTTCAATAGCATTTGATGGATTTTAGGAGCCCCATAACGGGCGTGGCTGTCTTTATGGATTGCTTTAATTCTTTGTTTACACGGTCTCGATTAGATTCAGTTTTATGGCCAGATTGATAATAGGTACTCCTTGGGATATCTAACACATCACACATGGTTTGAACAGGGTAAATAGCCTTTTGTTGATCAATAAAATCGATAAGCTCGGTATCGTCTACTTTCTTGCGAATATGGCCATAGCCTTTTTTAAAATTTCAAGCTCCTGCTTAAGCTTAAGATTCTCTTTTTGAGTTCAGAGACTTCCTTTGGGGTGATGGATTTTCCTTCTACCCCTTCAACTGGAGTATATGCTTTAATCCATTTATAAATCGTTACTTCAGATACGCCATATTCGCTGCTTAGATCTTTTACTGAGCTCCCAGAGTGATATAGATCAACCACTGTTCTTTTGAAGTCGTCATTAAATTTTTTGCCTGTATTTTTGTTTTCCATTAGACACATCCTCCTAGTGATTATTGTAGTCACTTAACTAAGATGTGTCCATGAAACTATACTAACGTTAAAACGAACAGAAAAGAGGATTTTCCGAATTCAAAAAGATTCATTCCCAAGTGCTGCAGGATTGCCTGCAACGGGTAGATGATGCCTTTCAGCGTTTCTTTCAGGGGGAAGCCGGATATCCCCATTTCAAGTCCAAAGATCGGTCCTCTCCTTTACCTACACTCAACCCGGAGCGGTGAAAAAGACCTTTGCCAAAGAAGGATATGTCTACCTTTCCAAGCTCGGTTTGATCAAAATAAACATCCATCGATCCTTTGATCAGAAAAACGTGACCCAGATCAACATCAAGCGAAACGCCGACCAGTGGGTAGCCAATATCACGGTGAAAGAGGAATATCCGGATATCTCTTCTTCCATTGAAAAAGCCGTTGGCATTAAGGTAGCCAAAGCCCATCGAAAAGTGGCCCAAAAACGAAATGATTTCCTGCATAAACAATCCTTCCGTATTGTTCGTGATCATGATCTGATTGCAGCAGAACAGCTAAAGATTCGTACAGGCAACGGTCGTAGAAGCAAGAAGCCCCCGCCTCTACAGACGGGGGAAGCATTCACTTCTCAATGTGGTCAAAATGTGGTCAAGTCAAAAAAAGTGGTCACTCACAGCGAATAGCTTCAAAACAAAAACCCTTGTATTCCAAGGGTTTCATTGGTTTTATAATGGTCGGAACGACAGGATTTGAACCTGCGACCTCACCCACCCCAAGGGTGCGCGCTACCAGTCTGCGCCACGTCCCGACTGACGACAAGACATAGTTTACTATATTATAAATGGTTTTGTCAATAGATTTTTTCTGTAAATTATTTCCGTTTATTACACTTGATGTATGGAACGAACTTTGTGACCGTGACTTTCCAACTCATTTATGATCGCTTTTTGCTCCTCATCACTTGCTGTAAAACGGATCATTAGATACACGCGACCCGTTTCATTTCGGTGAAATTCAGCCACGCTGGTTATATTCCCAATATGTCGGCTAATGATTTGGGTAACGTCGGCCAATACTCCATGGTGATCCTCCAATTCCAGTAATAACCTTGTTCCTGGTTGCCCCATCCCCATGATATCAATAAAAGCATCAAAAATGTCTGTTTCAGTAATCACTCCAACCAGACGATCATTTTCAACAACAGGAACGCCTCCGATTTTTTCCCTTCTCAAAACCAAAGCAGCTTCCTCTACTAATATGTCCGGAGATACGGATATCACTTGCTTGTTCATAATATCCTTTACTTTGATTTGATCCAAAAGATAATTTAACTCATATTTGCTTAATGTACTGGCTGGGGAAGGGCTTGCCTTTAGGCAGTCCCCTTCTGTAATCACTCCGACTACTCTTTTTTCATCATCTATGACTGGAAATCTTCTTACATTGAAGTCCTTCATTTTTTTGTATGCATCAGCCAGCGACGTATCCGGAGTAACTGTTTTGGGATTGGTGGTCATCCACTGTCTAACAAACATAATACGAACTCTCCTCTCATTCAAAATTCCCTGCTATCATCATTTTATAACAATTTTTATTAAATGGATAAACAACATTTGCAGGAATTTTGACAAAATCCCGAAAGAAGAGCCTTATTTTATTAAACTAAATACCTCTGCCCGGGCAGCAGGATCTTTTTCAAATACTCCTCTGACTGCCGACGTCACGGTTTTTGCTCCAGGTTTTCTCACTCCTCTCATCGTCATACACATATGCTCTGCTTCCACAACGATAACAACACCATGGGGATCAAGGGTCTGAACGATAGCATCAGCCACTTGAGAGGTCATTCTTTCCTGAAGCTGCGGCCGTTTTGCTACGGCTTCAACTGCCCTGGCCAATTTACTTAAACCAATGACTCTGCCTTCCTTCGGAATATACCCAACATGTGCCTTACCAAAAAACGGAACTAAATGGTGTTCGCACATTGAAAAAAAAGGGATATCCTTTACAAGAACAATCTCTTCATGGTCTTCACTAAAAATAACGGAAAAATATTCACGGGGATCGATATGCAGTCCCTCAAATACTTCTTCATACATTCTCGCAACTCTTGCAGGTGTATCAATTAAGCCTTCTCGGTTGGGATCTTCTCCAATTGCCTCAAGTATCATTTTTATGGCATCTTGTATTTTTTGATGATCCACTCTCATAGTTGATTCGCCTCCTAAATCCTTCACCCAAACACAGTCTCATCTTAGCATACTGATAAATCAAAAGCAAAAAAGGAACCTATGATCAGGTTCCTCCATTGCTCATTATGTAATGAAAATTACTTAATGATATCTTTTAAGGCTTTTCCAGGCTTAAAAGCTGGTACCTTGCTTGCGGGAATTTCGATTTCTTCACCAGTTTGAGGATTACGACCTTTACGGGCCGCACGCTCACGGGTTTCAAAATTTCCAAATCCGATAATTTGAACCTTTTCTCCTGCCTGTAAAGAATCAGCAATTGAATTAAAAACCGCTTCAACAGCCTTTGTTGCATCCTTTTTTGTTAACTGAGTAGCTTCTGCAACCTTTGCAATTAATTCTGTTTTATTCACAGTCACTCACCTCCTTTTAAAATTTGAGGATTATTATCTTTCATAACCCTTTTTCAAGTAAAATATACCTAAAAACCCTTGATTTTCTTAGGTTTTTCATGACTATAGTAATATAGACAAGCCTGAAATTCAAGTATTTTAACAAGAGTTCATATAAAATTTGCATCTTATGGATG includes these proteins:
- a CDS encoding IS3 family transposase — encoded protein: MKAIHKDSHARYGAPKIHQMLLKEGYKVSIKRVQRLIKKADIRSITKRKFRPQSNKGKVIEGTNILKQDFSTTTINQKWVGDITHIY
- the tnpB gene encoding IS66 family insertion sequence element accessory protein TnpB (TnpB, as the term is used for proteins encoded by IS66 family insertion elements, is considered an accessory protein, since TnpC, encoded by a neighboring gene, is a DDE family transposase.), which gives rise to MMLSRVDTVYLAAGATDLRKSIDGLAVIVQEHFRLDPFSRHLFVFCNRKKDKIKVLEWGGDGFWLHYKRLEKGRFQWPDGDSHSLAVSQREFRWLLDGLPLHQVDANPEISERTII
- a CDS encoding NAD-dependent epimerase/dehydratase family protein, whose amino-acid sequence is MKIGVIGATGMIGHHTAKAVMERGHELVVIHRETSNLDVLDHLTFTSMVADLYDESSLIKALSNVDAVIHCAAYYPTEPLPWYEDVRRATNQMETFLSACEKVTLHRIVYLGAAIALPKNPSGEPGTEELIYPTTPQKKNPYLQVKYELDRMARERASDKLPIVIGIPSMCFGEYDYGPSTGRLILDIVNGDLPAYIEGKRNVIYAGDAGHGLVLACEKGKIGERYLFTGTNITMSDLVHKIADIANVQPPQRQIPLSLASFATKTRELKYRTMGGTPPKISSTAVAIMALGQFLNGEKARNELHFNNALTLEETIKITIDWFKKVGYIK
- a CDS encoding CBS and ACT domain-containing protein, with product MFVRQWMTTNPKTVTPDTSLADAYKKMKDFNVRRFPVIDDEKRVVGVITEGDCLKASPSPASTLSKYELNYLLDQIKVKDIMNKQVISVSPDILVEEAALVLRREKIGGVPVVENDRLVGVITETDIFDAFIDIMGMGQPGTRLLLELEDHHGVLADVTQIISRHIGNITSVAEFHRNETGRVYLMIRFTASDEEQKAIINELESHGHKVRSIHQV
- the tnpA gene encoding IS66 family insertion sequence element accessory protein TnpA, with translation MTKDENRQMWKSRVAEFKASGQSATAWCAAQDLKVHQLRYWIYKFRSENESAKKQTQWLSVEIGELNADKPQEALPVRVGKAMIEVRPGFNPKLLSDVVKTLSML
- a CDS encoding transposase, coding for MENKNTGKKFNDDFKRTVVDLYHSGSSVKDLSSEYGVSEVTIYKWIKAYTPVEGVEGKSITPKEVSELKKRILSLSRSLKF
- a CDS encoding ArsR/SmtB family transcription factor encodes the protein MGQQAIDTFRSCIPLFHALSDPARQDIILLLAETKQLSVNEIAEKSNLSRPAISHHLKVLRDVKLVTIEQKGTLRYYSLALEEAVALLKELVRTVETHCELEDSG
- a CDS encoding NAD-dependent epimerase/dehydratase family protein, producing the protein MSKKTALVLGATGLIGSELVKILIQQNKYEKIHLLVRRSIGVNHSTCEEHVIDFDHLDEYSHLFHVTDVFCCLGTTIKTAKSKEAFRKVDYVYPVEAAKLSKQFHVDKFLIVTAMGSNPKSPIFYNRVKGEVEETLRMLKLRSLHIFRPSLLLGDRKEFRLGEKLMGMVSHLLNVILVGPLRPYRAIEANKVALAMAASANTNKTGVNIYPSHEIERMANEVR
- the folE gene encoding GTP cyclohydrolase I FolE, translated to MRVDHQKIQDAIKMILEAIGEDPNREGLIDTPARVARMYEEVFEGLHIDPREYFSVIFSEDHEEIVLVKDIPFFSMCEHHLVPFFGKAHVGYIPKEGRVIGLSKLARAVEAVAKRPQLQERMTSQVADAIVQTLDPHGVVIVVEAEHMCMTMRGVRKPGAKTVTSAVRGVFEKDPAARAEVFSLIK
- a CDS encoding SDR family NAD(P)-dependent oxidoreductase → MMSKTALITGASSGIGKELANLFAKDGQDLVLVARKEDQLRQLAKELTSRYPINIKVMGKDLKDPSTPQQIYDELKQENIQIDFLINNAGHGLYGEFIKTDVNEEISMIDVNMKALTLLTKFFLPGMVQRQQGGVLNVASTAAFQPGPLMAVYYATKAYVLSFTEALENELKGTGVKVTALCPGPTKTGFSQRANLGESKLFQSGVMNVQEVAQIGYQGFMQGKSIVIPGMKNRLLAFLVRFLPRKTVTQLVHQVQDRK
- a CDS encoding HU family DNA-binding protein produces the protein MNKTELIAKVAEATQLTKKDATKAVEAVFNSIADSLQAGEKVQIIGFGNFETRERAARKGRNPQTGEEIEIPASKVPAFKPGKALKDIIK
- a CDS encoding transposase; protein product: MIKINIHRSFDQKNVTQINIKRNADQWVANITVKEEYPDISSSIEKAVGIKVAKAHRKVAQKRNDFLHKQSFRIVRDHDLIAAEQLKIRTGNGRRSKKPPPLQTGEAFTSQCGQNVVKSKKVVTHSE